The DNA region ATTATTAATTTAGCTCATGGGGCGATTTTTACCTTAGGTGCATATTTTACTTATGCACTCATGGGTAGTAGCTTTGGATTTAACGGCTTGCTAGCGAATGCAACCTTGCCGATAAAATTACCATTTGCGATCGCCTTGATTTTAGGAAGTACCTTAGCAGGATTGGTAGGGGTAGTAATGGAACGGGTTGCTTTTCAACCTTTGCGCCGTCAAGGATCTGATCCCTTGCTAACTGTTGTTTCCAGCTTGGGGGTAGGAGTCGTAATTGTAAATTTAATTCAGTATTTAGTAGGCGCAGAAAGTTACACATACCCCGCAAATACTTACGGTAATTTGCCACCTGCGATTAATTTTGGTACTCCAGATAATCCAATTCCTATTCGCAGCGTTCAGGTGGTAATTTTTGCAGTATCAGTTGTAATTGTGGGAATTCTTACCTATTTTATCAATCGGACTAAATATGGTAAGGCAATGCAAGCGATCGCAGAAGATCCAATTACAGCTAGTTTGTTAGGAATTAATAGCGATCGCTTTATCATCCTAACATTCTTCATCAGCAGTTTTTTAGCAGGATTAGCAGGAACTTTAGTTGCTTCTAGTGTTAGTATTGCAGGGCCATATTTTGGCATTGCTTTTGGGTTGCGGGGTTTAGCGGTGATTGTCTTAGGTGGTTTAGGTAGTATTCCCGGTGCAGTGGTGGGAGGCTTAGTAATTGGATTAGTCGAGGCTTTTGTTCCTTCGGAATTCTCTGGATATAAAGACGCAGTAGCCTTTGGAATTTTGTTTATCATGCTATTAGTTAGACCCCAAGGTTTACTAGGGCGGCGGTTTATTCAAAAAGTTTGATGTAGCACTATGAAAACATACACCAGACAAAAACTAACTTTTGATCAATTTTTAGAACAGTGTCCAGAGGAAGGTTTATATGAACTTGTGGATGGGGAAATTGTAGAAGTGCGTGCAACTAGAAATCATGATGATGTCGCTGATTTTATATTGTTTAGTTTTAATGATGAAATTAGGCGACTAAACTTAAATTATGTAGTAAAAAATACAGCAGTCTTTAAAACTATAACTGCCAATGGAATAGAACAAGGGCGTAAGCCTAATGTAAGTGTAATAGATAAAGATACATGGCGTTCAAATCGTTCTGCCTACTCTGCACTTGAAGCATCTATCCAGTTAGCTGTAGAGGTGACATCAACTAATTGGGAAGATGACTACATTGATAAATTGGATGAATATCAACGCTTAGGGATTACAGAATATTGGATTGTAGATTATTTAGCAATTGGGCTAAGAGAGTATTTAGGAAATCCAAAAGTTCCGGCTGTATTTGTTTTTCTATTAAATGCTGAGGGAAAATATCAACGCACACTGTTTAGAGGTTCAGAACGGATTGTGTCACGAACTTTTCCTGAACTGGCGCTTACAGCAGACCAAATATTAACAGCTTAATAGGTTATAAAAGCGATAGTTTAATTAAGCTTAATCATAATTTTTTAAAATGGCTGATTTTTTCGCTACTTATGGTTCTCTAATTGTCTCTATGGTATTGGGGGCGCTAGTAGGGTTATCACTTTATTTACCGCTAATGACAGGACAATTGTCTTTAGCTAGTCCAGGATTTTATGCTTTAGGTGGGTATATTGCAGCAATTTTATCCACCAAAGTTTTTACATCTAGCAGTAGTTTGTTTCCCATTCCATTGTTGTTATTGGAGATGTTAATCGCTGGTGTAATTTGTGGTTTATTGGGTGTAATGGTAGGAATTCCAGCGTTGAGATTGCGAGGAATTTATTTAGCGATCGCTACTATCGCTTTTGTGGAAGTTCTGCGCGTCATCTCCCTGAATTTAGATATTACTGGCGGTGCTGTGGGAATTTTTGGCATTCCTCAACCTTTCCAAACACCAATTGAATATTTATGGATTGCTTTGCCCTTACTATTAATTAGTATGGTGCTGTTTTATCGTTTAGAACGCATCCGTGTAGGAAGGGCTTTTCTTGCTATCCGCGAAGATGAATTAGCTGCGGGTGCAATGGGAATTAACCCCACTTATTACAAAGTTTTGGCGTTTACACTAGGGGCTATCCTTGCAGGGGTTGTAGGTGCAATTAGCGCCCACTTCCTTAATACCTGGAATGCTCGTCAAGGTACTTTTGATAGCAGTATTATATATTTAACTTTTGTTTTGATTGGTGGTTCGAGAACTTTTTTAGGGCCAGTAGTAGGAGGTATGGTATTTACAGCCTTACCAGAGATTTTGCGAAGTCTTGCTGATACTGGTGGTTTACCTAATTGGCTAGGACAATTTTTGCGCGATGGGAGATTAATTATTTTTGGCTTTTTAATAATAATAGGTACAATCTTTTTTCCTCAAGGGCTAATTACTCCAGATATTTTTCAAAGACGGAAAATTATGGAAAAACGAACCGCCAAGGGCGCGAAGAGCGCGAAGTAAGAAAAGTTTTAGAGAGTTATTGGGTAAGTTTTATATTCATATATGATATGCAAAAATGTCACATAGTATTCTAGAAAAGAAGAGCAGTATTGTTTTAGAAGCAAGAGCATTGACTCGCCGCTTTGGTGGTCTAGTGGCGGTAAATAATGTATCTTTTAGTGTAAAGAAACATGAGATTTTCGGACTGATTGGCCCTAATGGTGCTGGAAAAACAACACTGTTTAATTTGATTACTGCTTTTATTCCCCCTTCTGGTGGAAAATTAATTTATCAAGGTGCAGAAATTTCTCAACTGCGTCCTTATCAAATTGCTGCTTTAGGTATCGCCCGTACCTTTCAAAATATCCGCTTGTTTGGGGAATTATCAGCGTTAGAAAATGTGATAATTGCTCGACATTTACACACTAAAAGTAATATGATTACAGGAGTTTTGGGATTACCACCAGCGCCTAATGAAGAACTTCAAACTAAGCAGAAAGCTTTAGATTTATTGGATTTGGTAGGATTAAGCGATCGCGCCCACGAAAAAGCCAAAAACTTCGCCTATGGCGATCAGCGTCGGCTAGAAATAGCCCGTGCTTTAGCATTACAACCGCAAGTTTTACTTCTCGATGAACCGGCGGCGGGGATGAACCCCAACGAAAAGCAACAATTGAGTGAATTTATCCGTAGTCTGCGAGAACAGTTTAATTTAACCATTGTGCTGATTGAACACCATGTACCATTGGTTATGGGTTTGTGCGATCGCATTGCCGTGTTAGATTTTGGGCAGTTGATTGCTTTGGGTAAACCAGCTGTAGTTAGAAACGATCCGGCTGTAATTGAAGCTTATTTAGGAAATGATTGATAACTAACTTGAGAATTACAAAATCTGTTGCAATTCCTCAATAGTATTTCCAGTGACAATATTCCGTAAAATTGTCTTTAAACGCTCTAAATCCTGAATCTGGTTAATTTCTGGCATCAATTGTAAGGCGCGATCGCCAAATTTCAACTCTAAATTAATTTCAATCGCAGAAAGTATTCCTTGCAGTTCCCCGCGTGCTTCTCCGCGTGCTTCTCCGCGTGCTTCTCCTTCGCGTAAAATTTCTTGATACCAAGGTGATTCACGTAATACGGTCATATCCCACCTCATGATTTCTTGAACGAGTGTATTCTCTAAAACAAACGTAGCAAAAAAAGCTAGAACTGTTTCCAGTTGGTTGAGTTGTTCATCAGCACGGAGAATTTGCAATGCTTCTCTAATAATAGATTCATTTTCACCACCTTTGAGAATGGGTACAAATGGCAGTAAGGATGGTAAGGGTTGTTGAAAAGCAATATTGACATCAATTTCCCACAGATTAATTACTCGATAATCTTGTATTGCCCGTAATCCGGCAATATTTGATGTAAAGCTTGTGGGTATTTCGTTGTTATCAGTTTTAAGAATGTTAATAAGAACGGGGTATGTTGGTAAGTTATATTTTTCTTCCGCAAGTGCAGTATAAGCACGCATCCGACGCGGCATTTGGGATTTATAGCGTAATTGCAATTCGTTGAGAAGCAAAAATTCTCCATCCTGGGGACTACTGACACGGATTAAAACATCACTTTCCCGGCTAATCCACTGAAATTCACTATTTAGGATTTCCCCAGCAACAATATCAGGAATTTGTGTTACCCATCTTGCCCAGTTATTGGGTGCGAGGCTGATTAATTTTTTGGTACTGACATCAGCAGGCTTTGTCATTAAGGTATAGATGCACTCAATAAGTGAGATTTATGGTAACTTGAAATTTCCTATGGAATTCATGTAGACAAAATTTCTACAAATTCGTCTAAAGAACTCACAGCGATCGCACTATCCATTAAATTTTCTAATTGTTCCACACTTTCGCTCTCAAGCCTTATTTCCACTTCATGAGGAATTTCGCCAAAGCGTTGTTCCAATACCCGGATTAACTGCCGTCGCGCACCCTGCTGAATACCTCTTTGCTCAATTTCTTGATACCAAGGCGATTCTCGCAATACTGCCATATCCCACCTCATGATTTGTTGCATTAAAGGCGTCTCCAACACAAAGCTAGCAAAAAATGCCAGCAATGATTCTAACTCGTTCAACTGTGCATCTGCTCGTAGTGCCTTTAATGCGCGTTGCACAACTGATACTTCTCCCCCTCCTTGCAGGATTGGCACAAAGGGTAACAACGATGGTAGTGATTGCTCAAATACTATTTCAGCATCGATTTCCCACAAATTAATCACGCGATAATCTTGGATAGCACGTAATCCCAAAAATTCCTGCTCGTAACTATTGACAATAGTTAAGGTAGATGGAGGCGGTAAAATGTTGATTAGTACTGGGTAAGTTGGCAATCGGTAGCGTTCTTGTGCTAAGGCAGCATAGGCTCTCATCCGTAGAGGCATCTGTGCCGTGTAACGCAACTGTAGTTCATTAAGTACTAGAAAATCTCCGTGACTGGCACTGTATGCTTTCACCAACACATCTGTTTCGCGGCTAATCCAGTGAAACTCAGAGCCAATAATTTCTTTCGCCACGACTTCAGGACGCTGAGTCACCCACTTTACCCATGCATCGGGAGCTAAATTAATTAATCGTTTGCTACCAATATCTGCTACTTTTGCCACAGGACGCTTGATATATTTATCAGTAATTAATGGTACATCATAAAGATTGCGGTATTATGACGTTGGTTTGAAGTTGCAGCAATGTCTACGCAGCGTTTTAAGAAATGTATGATTGATGTATCTTAGATTTTGAATCAATATTTCTGGATGTAAGCCGCCGATGAAAGCCGATAGTAAGCCAAACTATACAATTTTAGAAGTTCAAGAACTTGATGTAAATTATGGCGGTATTCAAGCTCTGAAAAAGATTAATTTAATTATTCAAAAAGGCGAGGTAGTTACTCTTATTGGTGCTAATGGGGCTGGTAAAACTACCACACTCCGCGCTATATCTAAAGTAGTTAATCCTAAGAGTGGCGTAATTATTTATAATGGACATAATATTAATCGCCGCCAAACTCACGAAGTTGTCCAACTTGGTATCGCCCATTGTCCAGAAGGACGCAGAGTATTAGCGCGGCAAACAGTATTTGATAATTTACTTTTGGGTGCTTATATTCGCTCCAATCAAGCTGAGGTAAAAGTAGATATTCAACGCCAATTTGA from Nostoc commune NIES-4072 includes:
- a CDS encoding branched-chain amino acid ABC transporter permease → MADFFATYGSLIVSMVLGALVGLSLYLPLMTGQLSLASPGFYALGGYIAAILSTKVFTSSSSLFPIPLLLLEMLIAGVICGLLGVMVGIPALRLRGIYLAIATIAFVEVLRVISLNLDITGGAVGIFGIPQPFQTPIEYLWIALPLLLISMVLFYRLERIRVGRAFLAIREDELAAGAMGINPTYYKVLAFTLGAILAGVVGAISAHFLNTWNARQGTFDSSIIYLTFVLIGGSRTFLGPVVGGMVFTALPEILRSLADTGGLPNWLGQFLRDGRLIIFGFLIIIGTIFFPQGLITPDIFQRRKIMEKRTAKGAKSAK
- a CDS encoding Uma2 family endonuclease gives rise to the protein MKTYTRQKLTFDQFLEQCPEEGLYELVDGEIVEVRATRNHDDVADFILFSFNDEIRRLNLNYVVKNTAVFKTITANGIEQGRKPNVSVIDKDTWRSNRSAYSALEASIQLAVEVTSTNWEDDYIDKLDEYQRLGITEYWIVDYLAIGLREYLGNPKVPAVFVFLLNAEGKYQRTLFRGSERIVSRTFPELALTADQILTA
- a CDS encoding ABC transporter ATP-binding protein, encoding MKADSKPNYTILEVQELDVNYGGIQALKKINLIIQKGEVVTLIGANGAGKTTTLRAISKVVNPKSGVIIYNGHNINRRQTHEVVQLGIAHCPEGRRVLARQTVFDNLLLGAYIRSNQAEVKVDIQRQFELFPRLSQRRNQLAGTLSGGEQQMLAIARAVMSKPQLLLLDEPSLGLAPAIVREIFSIIENLRATGVTILLVEQNANLALQIADRGYVLEAGSITLTGAASELISDERVKKAYLG
- a CDS encoding branched-chain amino acid ABC transporter permease yields the protein MDITLFLQQFLNGLSIGSIYAIFALGYTLVYSILGIINLAHGAIFTLGAYFTYALMGSSFGFNGLLANATLPIKLPFAIALILGSTLAGLVGVVMERVAFQPLRRQGSDPLLTVVSSLGVGVVIVNLIQYLVGAESYTYPANTYGNLPPAINFGTPDNPIPIRSVQVVIFAVSVVIVGILTYFINRTKYGKAMQAIAEDPITASLLGINSDRFIILTFFISSFLAGLAGTLVASSVSIAGPYFGIAFGLRGLAVIVLGGLGSIPGAVVGGLVIGLVEAFVPSEFSGYKDAVAFGILFIMLLVRPQGLLGRRFIQKV
- a CDS encoding DUF4351 domain-containing protein; its protein translation is MAKVADIGSKRLINLAPDAWVKWVTQRPEVVAKEIIGSEFHWISRETDVLVKAYSASHGDFLVLNELQLRYTAQMPLRMRAYAALAQERYRLPTYPVLINILPPPSTLTIVNSYEQEFLGLRAIQDYRVINLWEIDAEIVFEQSLPSLLPFVPILQGGGEVSVVQRALKALRADAQLNELESLLAFFASFVLETPLMQQIMRWDMAVLRESPWYQEIEQRGIQQGARRQLIRVLEQRFGEIPHEVEIRLESESVEQLENLMDSAIAVSSLDEFVEILST
- a CDS encoding transposase, coding for MTKPADVSTKKLISLAPNNWARWVTQIPDIVAGEILNSEFQWISRESDVLIRVSSPQDGEFLLLNELQLRYKSQMPRRMRAYTALAEEKYNLPTYPVLINILKTDNNEIPTSFTSNIAGLRAIQDYRVINLWEIDVNIAFQQPLPSLLPFVPILKGGENESIIREALQILRADEQLNQLETVLAFFATFVLENTLVQEIMRWDMTVLRESPWYQEILREGEARGEARGEARGELQGILSAIEINLELKFGDRALQLMPEINQIQDLERLKTILRNIVTGNTIEELQQIL
- a CDS encoding ABC transporter ATP-binding protein, which encodes MSHSILEKKSSIVLEARALTRRFGGLVAVNNVSFSVKKHEIFGLIGPNGAGKTTLFNLITAFIPPSGGKLIYQGAEISQLRPYQIAALGIARTFQNIRLFGELSALENVIIARHLHTKSNMITGVLGLPPAPNEELQTKQKALDLLDLVGLSDRAHEKAKNFAYGDQRRLEIARALALQPQVLLLDEPAAGMNPNEKQQLSEFIRSLREQFNLTIVLIEHHVPLVMGLCDRIAVLDFGQLIALGKPAVVRNDPAVIEAYLGND